TCAGTTCATCAATCGGAAGGTCCTGATACGGAGCTTCGATCTCTCCAATACGAAGTACACGTCCAGCTACCTTGATTCCAAATTCAGCCAGGAATTGACGTGCAATGGCACCACATGCCACACGTACCGTTGTCTCACGTGCACTGGAGCGCTCCAGTACGTTACGCAAGTCTTTAAGATTATACTTGAGCCCACCGTTCAGGTCAGCGTGTCCAGGACGAGGACGATGAACGCGACGTTTCTCTTCATCACTGCCTTCGATCGGCTCAATATTCATAATATTCTGCCAATGTTTCCAGTCATTATTTTGAACAACCAGCGCTACCGGAGCACCTGTTGTATATCCGTGACGGATACCACCAACGAAATTCGCCTGATCCTTCTCGATCTGCATCCGGCGTCCACGGCCATATCCCTTTTGGCGGCGGTGAAGCTGGAAATTCAGTTCTTCAAAATCAATCGTCAAATTACTTGGCAATCCTTCAATAATAGCGGTCAATTGGGGTCCGTGCGTCTCCCCTGCGGTTAAATAGCGTAAACTCATAATACGTTCCCCCTTTAAACTGTTAAACTTCACATTGCTAAAATCCCATAATTTCTTTGCTTATTATAGTATAGCTGACCGGCTTTGACAAGAAAGTCGGCTCTTTCTTGTACTTGGTATACAAATAACCGCCTGAACACATGTACATGTGCTTCAGACGGCTGAACAACCATTATCATTATTTTTTCCGATAGAAAAATGTTTCTGCTGTCTCCAGACCATATTGTCCCGGGGAGAAGATCTGCTCCGTACTGCCCACAAATAAAATACCGCCTGGACGTAAACTTGCTGCAAATTTGTGATACAACAGGTTTTTGGCTTCCTCGGTAAAATAGATCATGACATTTCGGCACACAATCAGATCGTACCCATCGTCAAAACGGTCCACCAGCAAATTTTGTTTCATGAACTTGATCGAATTTTTGAGTTGCTCATCAATACGGTATACCAAACCATCCTGCTTGAAGTAACGGTTCGCCGTTTCCTTTGGCACATCCTTAAGTGAGCGTTCCATATAACGCCCTTCTTTGGCTTTGGCCAATGCACCTTCATCCAGATCACTTGCCGTAATTGAGCTGTCCTTCAAAATGCCCATCGTGTCCAAAATCATGGCGAGTGTGTAAGGTTCTTCACCTGTTGAACAGGCTGCACTCCAGACTTTGACACGACGCTTGGACCCTAGCAGCTCAGGCAGGATCTCGTCCCGCAACACTTCCCAACGATTGGGATTACGCCAGAATTCAGACACGTTAATGGTCATACGATCAAGGAACTCGTAAAACAATGATTTATCTTTCTGCATAGCATCAAAAAAGTTAGAAAATGTATGAAACCCGTTTTTGTTGCGAAGTGTGGTCAGCCTTCTTTTCATCTGGCCTTCCTTGTATTGAGCAAGATCAATGCCTGTGCTCTCTTTGATTTTACGAATGAATCCGGTGTAATCCGGGTCTAGTAGTTGTTCTTGCTCCAGCATCGTGTATCACCCTTTTGGCTAATAATTACAACCAGGCTGCGATGCTCTTGTCGTATACCACCAGTTCATCTGAAGCAAAGAAATTTGCTGCTTCACGGGAAGCACTTTCTGGTGAATCTGCTCCGTGAATCAGATTATGTGGTGTGTGGCTGGCGAAGTCTCCGCGAATGGTACCCGGAGCTGCTTCCTTCACATTGGTTTTTCCGATGACGATGCGCGCAAGCGCCACAATATCGTCCCCTTCCCACACCATGGCAAATACAGGCCCAGATGTGATAAAACGAACCAAATCATCGAAAAACGGTTTGCCCTCATGTTCAGCATAAAGGCGTTTTGCCTGATCCTCAGACATCTGCACCAATTTGCCTGCCACCAACTTAAATCCTTTGTCTTCCAGACGGCTAATAATTCGACCGATCAATCCACGCTGCACACCATCCGGCTTCACCATCAAAAATGTACGATCCATCAGCTCACTCCTCACTCACGGTTCAAAGTTAATCACTATGTAAACGCAATCCCTCTGATTGTAACATACATGTCCAAATCCTCCCAATGAGGAATATCACAAGTCTGTTCATCTTTGGGTATGAGCGATCTGAGAGTTGAAGGTCATAAAACGTTTAATGCGTACGTTTAACCACAAAATGAGCGATATCACGCAGGTTTTTGGTCGTCTTGATGTTAGGTAGCTGATCGAGAGCATCGAGCGCTTTCTTCATATATCGGTCAGCAAGGGCTTCTGCTTTAGCGATTCCTTGACTTTGGCGAATCATTCCAATTGCATCCGATGCACTTGCCCGTCCTTCTTCATGCTGGACACGGGAAATCTCCTTAAGCAAAGGTTCCCGCAGATCGGATTCTTCTAGGGCATAAAGTACAGGAAGAGTAATATTTCCTTGCTTCATATCACTGCCTGGTGGCTTGCCAAGTTGTTTCTCGGTACCTACCAGATCAAGTACATCATCTTGAATCTGGAAAGCCATCCCCACATTGTATCCGTACGTATACAGCAGGGAAGATACATGCTCAGGCGCGCGTGTGGCCAATGCCCCTAACTGACAGCTAACCGCAATCAGAAGTGCTGTTTTACGGCGAATCCGCAGCAGATAGTTACGAACACTTTGTCCCGTATTGAAAAAATCGCGAATTTGCTCCATTTCGCCAATAGACATCTGTACCATGGCTTTAGCAAGAATACGATGAATAGCTGGATCGGATAATCCGGCAGTCATTTCAAGTGCCTTACCATAGATATAGTCTCCAGTGTACATGGCAATCCGATTATCCCATTTTGATTTAACAGTGGGTTTGCCTCGGCGTGTCTCCGCATTATCAATCACATCATCGTGAACGAGGGAAGCGGAATGAATCAGTTCCAGCGGAACCGCTACCAACTTCAGACGTTCAATGTCATATGTACCAAATTTCCCGCCAAGTAACACAAAAACGGGCCGCAACCGTTTTCCTCCTGCTTTGAGCAAATGAAGCGACGTTTCACTCAGCAGCTTCTGTTCTCCTCGAACACTGCGATACAGCTCTTTCTCAATGTAATCCATGTCCTTTTTTAACAACCCGAAAATATCCAATAGTTTCATTCGTTCACCCGTATCAGCGTATTGTCAGTCCACAAATCCATGCTTACCTTCCCCTCCAGCAAGTCGGGCCTGCAGGCATTACGAAAAACCCGGCTTACCGTTCTTGCTTGTGTTTTTCCATAAGGATCTAACGTATTCTTCTTCTCCGACTGTCATGGCCGACACCCGGGAATTAAACTCTGCGACTTGTTCTGAAACAAAATACAGAAGTTGCCGGAGCATGGGTCAAGACTGTGGTTCATGAAGACTCACCATCAGCACTCACCAATACCCCGGGATTCGGGGGACAAATAAACCGAGCAACACCTTGGCAAAAAACAGCCTTGTATCGAACTCAGTCGTTATCCCCGTTCATCCGGTTCTCCCCATCTTGTAAACAGTTGATGTGGGATGCGCAAGCTATCCAGCACTTTCCCCACCAAAAACAGAATCAACTCATCCATAGTCTGAGGTTTGTAATAAAAAGCAGGCATAGCCGGTATCATTCGCACACCAAGACGAGAAAGCTTCAGCATGTTCTCCAGATGGATTGCATGGAGAGGCGTCTCACGTGGCACCAGGATCAATGTTCTTCCCTCTTTCATCATAACATCAGCTGCGCGGGACATCAGATTATCCGATGATCCCTGTGCAATGGAAGAAAGAGTTCCCATCGAACATGGCATGATAATCATGCCGTCGGCCAGATAAGAACCACTTGCAATGGAGGCCCCTATATCACTCACAGGATGATAGATCAGAGAACCGGCACGGTTGCCGAATTTTTCGTCCAGCACCGCGTCCCGATTCGTCACATCCCAG
The window above is part of the Paenibacillus sp. 1781tsa1 genome. Proteins encoded here:
- a CDS encoding UbiX family flavin prenyltransferase, giving the protein MVQQPDNKRLVVGITGASGSIYGIRLIETLLDLEYNVHLVISNAGWRVLKEELDWDVTNRDAVLDEKFGNRAGSLIYHPVSDIGASIASGSYLADGMIIMPCSMGTLSSIAQGSSDNLMSRAADVMMKEGRTLILVPRETPLHAIHLENMLKLSRLGVRMIPAMPAFYYKPQTMDELILFLVGKVLDSLRIPHQLFTRWGEPDERG
- a CDS encoding polyprenyl synthetase family protein, with protein sequence MKLLDIFGLLKKDMDYIEKELYRSVRGEQKLLSETSLHLLKAGGKRLRPVFVLLGGKFGTYDIERLKLVAVPLELIHSASLVHDDVIDNAETRRGKPTVKSKWDNRIAMYTGDYIYGKALEMTAGLSDPAIHRILAKAMVQMSIGEMEQIRDFFNTGQSVRNYLLRIRRKTALLIAVSCQLGALATRAPEHVSSLLYTYGYNVGMAFQIQDDVLDLVGTEKQLGKPPGSDMKQGNITLPVLYALEESDLREPLLKEISRVQHEEGRASASDAIGMIRQSQGIAKAEALADRYMKKALDALDQLPNIKTTKNLRDIAHFVVKRTH
- a CDS encoding protein-glutamate O-methyltransferase CheR — encoded protein: MLEQEQLLDPDYTGFIRKIKESTGIDLAQYKEGQMKRRLTTLRNKNGFHTFSNFFDAMQKDKSLFYEFLDRMTINVSEFWRNPNRWEVLRDEILPELLGSKRRVKVWSAACSTGEEPYTLAMILDTMGILKDSSITASDLDEGALAKAKEGRYMERSLKDVPKETANRYFKQDGLVYRIDEQLKNSIKFMKQNLLVDRFDDGYDLIVCRNVMIYFTEEAKNLLYHKFAASLRPGGILFVGSTEQIFSPGQYGLETAETFFYRKK
- the ndk gene encoding nucleoside-diphosphate kinase, yielding MDRTFLMVKPDGVQRGLIGRIISRLEDKGFKLVAGKLVQMSEDQAKRLYAEHEGKPFFDDLVRFITSGPVFAMVWEGDDIVALARIVIGKTNVKEAAPGTIRGDFASHTPHNLIHGADSPESASREAANFFASDELVVYDKSIAAWL